From the genome of Glycine max cultivar Williams 82 chromosome 2, Glycine_max_v4.0, whole genome shotgun sequence, one region includes:
- the LOC102659868 gene encoding uncharacterized mitochondrial protein AtMg00810-like — protein sequence MEEFKKAMMQEYEMIDLGLVRYFLSMRVKQRPGQIFISQEKYVDDLLKKFNMQDCKPFATPMAMNEKLSKDDGQNKVDATVYRSLVGSLIYLTNSRPDIVHAVSIVSRFMSNPSKAHFATTKRILRYVKGTKDFGILYEVDREFNSTGYTDSD from the coding sequence ATGGAAGAATTCAAAAAGGCTATGATGCAAGAGTATGAAATGATCGATCTTGGACTCGTGAGATATTTTCTCAGCATGCGAGTCAAGCAAAGACCTGGACAAATATTTATCTCGCAAGAAAAATATGTGGATGACTTACTGAAGAAGTTCAACATGCAAGATTGCAAACCATTTGCCACACCTATGGCGATGAACGAGAAGCTTTCAAAAGATGATGGGCAAAACAAAGTTGATGCAACAGTTTATAGAAGCCTAGTCGGTTCATTAATCTACTTAACCAACTCAAGGCCAGATATTGTACATGCAGTTAGCATCGTGTCTAGATTCATGAGTAACCCAAGCAAAGCACACTTTGCAACAACCAAGAGAATCCTAAGATATGTCAAAGGCACAAAGGATTTTGGCATTTTGTACGAGGTAGATAGAGAATTTAACTCGACAGGTTATACAGATAGTGACTAG